The genomic region TGATGTATTCTTTTTTTCCCAATACTCCAACACTTCACTCCAAATTATAGCTCTGTGTCCTCTGTGGCGAAAAAAGTTTTTTTGCAGTAAGATTAATTTTGGATAAATTATTTACAAAAAAAAGGGCGTTATACCTGATAACAGACAGAATCGTATCAGGGCTAAGTCATGTGGAGATGGCAGAGCGTGCAATAGCAGGCGGCGCAAAGATAATCCAGATGAGGGAGAAATTGATGTCCAGGAGAGACATCTATGAAGAGGCAACAGCCCTGAGAAAAATAACTGCTATGCATGATGTATTGTTTATTGTAAATGATTATGTTGATGTTGCCTTTGCAGTTGATGCCGACGGTGTCCACCTTGGGCAGGATGACATGCCCCTTAAAGAAGCACGTAAAATACTCGGCCCTGAAAAGATTATAGGTATCTCAACCCACAACCTTAATGAGGCACTTAAAGCAGAAGATGATGGGGCAGATTATATTGGTTTTGGCCCGATATTTC from Nitrospirota bacterium harbors:
- the thiE gene encoding thiamine phosphate synthase — its product is MDKLFTKKRALYLITDRIVSGLSHVEMAERAIAGGAKIIQMREKLMSRRDIYEEATALRKITAMHDVLFIVNDYVDVAFAVDADGVHLGQDDMPLKEARKILGPEKIIGISTHNLNEALKAEDDGADYIGFGPIFHTKTKDAGPPKGLEALRRLRPHINIPIVAVGGITMDSVKAVMEAGADAVALASGIFSTPDIEGKTREILSVIKNKPQSSQRTQRVRGGKL